A genomic region of Streptomyces sp. NBC_00247 contains the following coding sequences:
- a CDS encoding M4 family metallopeptidase has product MRLTHSRRTTATGALIAAAALVAVGVTSPAATATPAASPAASPALGKVNPGALPAALSPAARAALIAQADAGKAATAKELGLGATEKLVVRDVVKDADGTVHTRYERTLGGLPVLGGDLVVSESAAGATESVTKASPATSAQLKAVGTVADIAPAAAEKQALSAASADGSKATEASQAPRKIVWLANGTPKLAFETVVGGLQDDGTPNELHVVTDAASGAKLFEWQGIETGTGNTQYSGTVTLGTSGTTGSYNLTDSTRGGHKTYNLNHGTSGTGTLFSGADDVWGNGVGTNTETAAADAHYGAAETWDYYKNVHGRTGIKGNGVAAYSRVHYGNNYVNAFWTDSCFCMTYGDGSGNAAPLTSLDVAAHEMSHGVTAATAGLVYSGESGGLNEATSDIFAAGVEFYSNTTADPGDYLVGEKININGDGTPLRYMDKPSKDGGSYDSWYSGIGNADVHYSSGPANHFFYLLSEGSGAKTVNGVSYNSPTSDGLAVTGIGRDKALQIWYRALTTKFTTTTNYASARTGTLAAAGELYGTTSAEYTAVANAWAGINVGTRPGGTTPPTGTVFTSNTAVSIPDNGAAVTSSLTVSGVTGNAPSTLQVAVNITHTWRGDLVVDLVGPNGTSYRLKNSSSSDSADNVVATYTVNASAQVANGVWKLKAQDVASSDTGKINSFSLTF; this is encoded by the coding sequence GTGAGACTCACGCACAGCCGTCGCACCACCGCGACCGGCGCCCTGATAGCCGCGGCGGCCCTCGTCGCCGTCGGCGTCACCTCCCCCGCCGCGACCGCCACCCCCGCCGCGTCCCCGGCGGCCTCTCCCGCCCTGGGCAAGGTCAACCCGGGTGCGCTGCCGGCGGCTCTCTCCCCCGCCGCCCGCGCAGCCCTGATCGCCCAGGCCGACGCGGGCAAGGCCGCCACCGCCAAGGAACTCGGTCTCGGCGCCACGGAGAAGCTCGTCGTCCGTGACGTGGTCAAGGACGCCGACGGCACGGTGCACACCCGCTACGAGCGCACCCTCGGCGGGCTGCCGGTCCTCGGCGGTGACCTCGTGGTCTCCGAGAGCGCGGCCGGTGCGACCGAGTCCGTCACCAAGGCCTCCCCTGCCACCTCCGCGCAGCTGAAGGCCGTCGGCACCGTCGCCGACATCGCCCCGGCCGCCGCCGAGAAGCAGGCCCTGAGCGCCGCCTCGGCCGACGGTTCGAAGGCCACCGAGGCGAGCCAGGCCCCCCGCAAGATCGTCTGGCTGGCGAACGGCACACCGAAGCTCGCCTTCGAGACGGTGGTCGGCGGACTCCAGGACGACGGCACCCCGAACGAGCTGCACGTCGTCACCGACGCCGCCTCCGGGGCCAAGCTCTTCGAGTGGCAGGGCATCGAGACCGGTACCGGCAACACGCAGTACAGCGGCACCGTCACCCTCGGCACCTCGGGCACCACGGGCTCGTACAACCTGACCGACTCCACGCGCGGCGGGCACAAGACGTACAACCTGAACCACGGCACGTCCGGCACCGGAACGCTCTTCTCCGGCGCGGACGACGTCTGGGGCAACGGCGTCGGCACCAACACCGAGACCGCCGCCGCCGACGCCCACTACGGCGCTGCCGAGACGTGGGACTACTACAAGAACGTCCACGGCCGCACCGGCATCAAGGGCAACGGCGTCGCCGCCTACTCCCGCGTCCACTACGGCAACAACTACGTCAACGCCTTCTGGACCGACAGCTGCTTCTGCATGACGTACGGCGACGGGTCCGGCAACGCCGCCCCGCTGACCTCGCTCGACGTCGCGGCGCACGAGATGTCGCACGGCGTCACCGCCGCCACCGCCGGCCTGGTCTACAGCGGTGAGTCCGGTGGCCTCAACGAGGCGACCAGCGACATCTTCGCGGCGGGTGTGGAGTTCTACTCCAACACCACCGCCGACCCCGGCGACTACCTCGTCGGCGAGAAGATCAACATCAACGGCGACGGCACCCCGCTGCGCTACATGGACAAGCCGAGCAAGGACGGCGGCTCGTACGACTCCTGGTACTCCGGCATCGGCAACGCCGACGTCCACTACTCCTCGGGTCCCGCGAACCACTTCTTCTACCTGCTCTCCGAGGGCAGCGGCGCCAAGACCGTCAACGGCGTCTCGTACAACTCCCCGACCTCGGACGGCCTCGCGGTGACCGGCATCGGCCGCGACAAGGCGCTGCAGATCTGGTACCGGGCGCTCACCACGAAGTTCACCACGACGACCAACTACGCCTCCGCGCGTACCGGTACCCTCGCCGCCGCCGGTGAGCTGTACGGCACGACGAGCGCCGAGTACACCGCCGTGGCCAACGCCTGGGCCGGCATCAACGTCGGCACCCGTCCCGGCGGCACCACACCCCCCACCGGGACGGTCTTCACCAGCAACACCGCCGTCTCGATCCCGGACAACGGCGCCGCGGTCACCAGCTCGCTCACCGTCTCCGGTGTCACCGGCAACGCCCCGAGCACCCTCCAGGTCGCGGTGAACATCACCCACACCTGGCGCGGTGACCTGGTCGTCGACCTCGTCGGTCCGAACGGGACCTCCTACCGGCTGAAGAACTCCTCGTCGAGCGACTCGGCCGACAACGTGGTGGCGACCTACACGGTCAACGCCTCCGCGCAGGTCGCCAACGGTGTCTGGAAGCTGAAGGCGCAGGACGTCGCTTCGAGCGACACCGGCAAGATCAACAGCTTCTCGCTCACCTTCTGA
- a CDS encoding nucleotide sugar dehydrogenase yields MIGLGYVGLPTALALRAAGVRVIGIDISADRLRDIRAGAVDLAPQDRERLTDALNDAAFLLTDDSRASAWADTVMICVPTPVDRHQVPDLGMLASACASAVAHATPGQLILLTSTSYVGTTRDLLLTPLAARGMKVETDVFVAFTPERIDPGSVGHSQDLTPRVVGGAGRRSTASAASVLSRVCLSVHTVGSPEAAEMTKLWENTFRAVNIALANELADSCAVFGLDPRAVIDAAATKPYGFMPFYPGPGVGGHCIPCDPHYLLWQLRAERIPSPVVEAAMRAIAERPGRMAGLITAKLAARGIPVAGARVLLVGIAYKRGVADVRESPALEIMGLLADWGATVAFTDPLVPSAELHGGTLAGLTDPWEQRWDLVVLHTVHPGMDLSRLGPEHTVLDISQDRRGPGSAGTYRATGATGGARASGVPGGSGATGAVRTTGAAGAAGAAGAAGATEGVGTHGTHGPVGAPA; encoded by the coding sequence GTGATCGGACTGGGGTACGTAGGTCTGCCGACGGCCCTGGCGCTACGGGCGGCGGGGGTGCGGGTGATCGGGATCGACATCAGCGCGGACCGGCTGCGCGACATCCGTGCGGGCGCCGTGGACCTGGCGCCGCAGGACAGGGAACGGCTGACGGACGCGCTGAACGACGCCGCCTTCCTGCTCACCGACGACTCCCGGGCCTCCGCCTGGGCGGACACCGTGATGATCTGCGTCCCCACCCCCGTGGACCGCCATCAGGTGCCGGACCTCGGGATGCTCGCTTCGGCCTGTGCCTCGGCGGTCGCGCACGCGACGCCCGGACAGCTGATCCTGCTGACCTCCACCAGCTATGTGGGGACGACCCGCGATCTGCTGCTCACGCCGCTCGCGGCCCGGGGGATGAAGGTGGAGACCGATGTCTTCGTGGCTTTCACTCCGGAGCGGATCGACCCGGGGAGCGTCGGCCACAGCCAGGACCTCACGCCGCGGGTGGTCGGCGGTGCGGGGCGTCGGAGCACCGCCTCGGCCGCCTCGGTTCTCTCCCGGGTCTGCCTCTCCGTGCACACGGTCGGAAGTCCGGAAGCCGCCGAGATGACCAAGCTCTGGGAGAACACGTTCCGGGCCGTCAATATCGCGCTGGCGAACGAATTGGCCGACAGCTGTGCCGTTTTCGGACTGGATCCCCGAGCGGTGATCGACGCGGCCGCCACCAAGCCGTACGGTTTCATGCCGTTCTATCCGGGCCCCGGGGTGGGCGGGCACTGCATTCCGTGCGATCCGCATTACCTGCTCTGGCAGTTGAGGGCCGAACGCATTCCCTCGCCGGTCGTCGAAGCCGCGATGCGGGCCATCGCGGAACGTCCCGGACGCATGGCGGGGCTCATCACGGCGAAGCTCGCCGCACGGGGAATTCCGGTCGCCGGAGCGCGCGTCCTGCTGGTCGGGATCGCGTACAAGCGGGGCGTGGCGGACGTCCGCGAGAGCCCCGCGCTGGAAATCATGGGGCTGCTGGCGGACTGGGGGGCGACGGTCGCCTTCACGGACCCGCTGGTGCCGAGCGCCGAGCTGCACGGCGGGACGCTGGCCGGTCTCACCGACCCGTGGGAGCAGCGGTGGGACCTCGTCGTGCTGCACACGGTGCACCCGGGCATGGATCTGAGCCGGCTGGGCCCCGAACACACGGTGCTCGACATCTCCCAGGACCGCAGGGGACCCGGTTCCGCCGGGACGTACCGAGCGACGGGGGCCACAGGGGGCGCCAGGGCGTCTGGGGTGCCTGGGGGCTCCGGGGCTACGGGGGCTGTCAGGACTACCGGGGCCGCCGGGGCTGCCGGGGCCGCCGGGGCCGCCGGGGCCACGGAGGGTGTCGGGACGCACGGGACGCACGGTCCGGTCGGGGCGCCGGCATGA